Proteins from a single region of Drosophila biarmipes strain raj3 chromosome 3R, RU_DBia_V1.1, whole genome shotgun sequence:
- the LOC108031536 gene encoding E3 ubiquitin-protein ligase hyd, giving the protein MVSMQFVLQPLPGTDDQFIERIREVSEKVNRFGYGTHRIFEQLKIPVREVVIGPTHIGVLLEDGKAFRVSFSINSEKLDLTKPDAKCSTSGGGGTASASKAPSSSRPMARSRARLLRATGRSSSTGQGSGSRSTGVIIGGSTSSRPLVTVPATYVPEELISQAEVVLQGKSRNLIIRELQRTNLDVNLAVNNLLSRDDEEAEDTEEGADNYVPEDLISLLDNGFSGDNNSVIIDPSDGLFSEEIFSNYSSIRNLLFDRIRSERSNANANAADSNQSTRSTTSAAALTGSSGLSAQISVNADREAFSRWRDRQYYGPRRWISKDDYSWEKDADSKKKEPSPMLSPIWISEELQPWPEKSSVRFKTIGALYSEFIALSEAGDLYQWRWADAEPYKSETDNVYHPKTAALNITERVELISANFIRCSVVTETNRVATWMDEQLGYLGAKLEHNSCSFNEFISDPITKIYVCSLYTVVKTDSNNIYWWGVLPFDQRRYLWDKFRTKTKKPFKVVATDINVGAQVIMKKCPIYQSGSIGFTCSNGVPKVGQLLNSVWNFTDVCRMKIINIITNSGADKAQAAGLNLNAHGAAPDKDLPKATAIPSSGSSKNGQSFSNSKESTDRIDMPPPPSPASSTCSDTGSVTSHKRTKRVTTKEDSNAPQEGRKDEELWQLKDVVFVEDKVGPVGKVLKVDGDFVAVRFPAMNAAAAAVAAAAATTSSSSNAASTSKEEGKEDDWQQCRLLRREDVQIFRTAMSTRGPDWLQKQPKKINVGADAAGVQLLTLAVDSRGIHVIKKVLGKIHYSLYNLYNSKQEQNCLFPTDCASFIGSSPGNILMACNNDCSGNSSTIVLRDGNGALYPLAKDCLGSIKDPQWFDLPPVKSITMSTISLPAMLSGVNLKSKVCMTALLFDTQKLMPHILRCDVKNSFAALSRLEREDQADTALVVEERCDGARNIFHACVIMCAPSSNKDSPPDSPSGGVEKKSLAVGLSVARSIPTVSTSAYVSSNAFGANASSSNENSSFATMSSSAAGSASSTSRDSRMNLRDMMHRLINSDQAEQSGSQPMATNNEDHAYIPWPAEAPAASNLSASSSQNIADSIEDDISKIIPSSSQSSMLSNIKLGSPNYTFDLAQRREHALLILQQMCVSPALRPYLCQMLCTKDAQGQTPFMLSVSCRAYEAGIILLNTILLLSEQDPPLKEAMIFPTGSPADQSPLHVICYNDTCSFTWTGADHINQNIFECKTCGLTGSLCCCTECARVCHKGHDCKLKRTAPTAYCDCWEKCKCKALIAGNLTKRFALLCKLVSCTDLVTKFNSKGESILLFLIQTVGRQIVEQRQYRFNVRVRNVGTAASGTNGSNTVISNRKTSPAEIDSDMPDHDLEPPKFARKALERLLIDWNAVRSMIMSGAEKTEVPNPTGSASENSNSDGFNMFIQTQHGSTLLDKFTHSLIVKCTGDHLDTLLLTLVRELQNVSVANRCKEAEEVARRFVRSVARVFVIFNLEKQPNPEKRKSHTSCNKYVQSCVKVFQTLHKISIEELCEVSEALIAPVRLGVVRPTAPFTMSSSNLDNSDDLFSVDPLAPSNVESPSEQILGHDAGNDQSASFNIQPNYDVVAMETIRDASESEEVINREANSHNQDDELIENQRNEDGMQDDESDNDFTFNDAETESDSDDNQSNQEVQRSVQTGATVGSENDIGVLFLEDESGDSSAQEEDGSEDGESDDHSDEFNFNDQQLERRSTNSNARSDLAPQTMQWAIRNRDTARSSVRVPTGSNLVFIDPMALRRSTVPASTTVTTPSIEPHTMATTASNLARAFGITIRQISELISILSYNIVNDIETTLKIQSDEAIAVQAFVEKRLKATWDWMFTVMDGTEAQLKFGAYLTNYTDPNHPLHPLNLSAQASSSQTPAPATSSSVSGVNVMGSNSRRDFFTYCLSLMRAHTSEHRDALPVLDITALRHIAYVLDAFVYYMRNDTGFYDKQDTISGRINNLSPMVESYDTDDELTNLEDFNADVQPPTSSMPSGSQGTRRHAFFARSESTLSLGCSAPEGFDLPLDMAMPLADKPHLLQPNSKRQELFANLPLLVTTSASTSAPSISGGSIFDYTPTRLGFSNSLKRNEHVYETVPAKQSMEVVVNMDTSKTGDGNVTYKAEGSTDSNIYVQLKKKQGSDDFKSHKEADGNHSKYDKVVLMETDDINNLPSTSKSTEALMATRPEVIIAPNKASVSPATAARSVIVLAGGSCLKTIDSDLNNFSASNLSTAEQAKCDTHHQKSAPHHQLSFPVRGSLFFQSNFSELPSWNFLLSRWKLTLDLFGRVFMDDVGMEHGSVLPELRGFPVKEMRFRRHMEKLRNGQQRDLVLCKLERNRESLIVQTFKELNTQFGNQNRRSQPPITFNRVKVTFKDEPGEGSGVARSFYTSIAEALLASAKIPNLESVQVGTSHSKYGVPFSSILRSRTVSGSSRDQSTLQRRGTSSKILWRSARERKALNLDARPYTPVSNSDNAMPESLNDHLSVHLQQIGERLYPKIHSINQTHAPKITGMLLEIPTPQLLSVISSDETLRQKVNEAIEMITFKLKSEASAQSSQPKKSPSVVLVEPVDDDNEPLFYSPGKRGFYTPRQGFASFERINAFRNIGRLIGLCLLQNELLPLFLQRHVLKYILGRKIKFHDLAFFDPALYESFRQIIQNAQTKEGEESINRMELCFVIDLMKEEGCGNRELIPGGREVAVTSANIFEYIRRYTEYRLIKSQEKALEALKDGVFDVLPDNSMNSLTAEDLRLLLNGVGDINVSTLISYTTFNDESSEGPDKLLKFKKWFWSIVEKMNILERQDLVYFWTGSPALPASEEGFQPLPSVTIRPADDSHLPTANTCISRLYIPLYSSKSILRSKMLMAIKSKNFGFV; this is encoded by the exons ATGGTTTCCATGCAATTTGTTTTGCAACCGCTTCCGGGCACGGACGACCAGTTCATCGAGAG AATCCGGGAAGTGTCTGAAAAAGTCAACAGATTTGGTTATGGCACCCATCGCATTTTCGAGCAGCTAAAAATTCCCGTGAGGGAGGTGGTCATTGGACCCACACACATCGGAGTTTTGCTGGAGGATGGCAAGGCCTTCCGCGTGTCCTTCTCCATCAACTCGGAGAAACTTGACTTGACAAAACCAGATGCAAAATG TTCCACAAGTGGTGGCGGCGGAACAGCCAGTGCCTCAAAGGCGCCCTCCTCATCGCGACCCATGGCCCGGTCCAGGGCACGCCTACTGCGCGCCACCGGCCGCTCCAGTTCCACGGGGCAGGGCTCCGGGTCGCGCAGCACGGGCGTGATCATCGGGGGCAGCACCTCGAGCCGACCCTTGGTCACAGTTCCGGCCACGTATGTGCCGGAGGAGCTGATATCCCAAGCCGAGGTGGTTTTACAGGGAAAGAGCAGAAATCTCATTATTAGAGAATTGCAG CGCACCAATTTAGACGTAAATTTAGCTGTGAACAATTTGCTTTCCCGCGACGACGAAGAAGCCGAAGATACCGAGGAAGGTGCCGATAACTACGTGCCTGAAGACCTTATCTCCCTGCTGGATAATGGGTTCAGCGGAGATAACAACAGCGTCATCATTGATCCCTCAGACGGACTTTTCTCGGAGGAGATATTTAGCAATTACTCCAGCATTCGAAA CCTGCTGTTCGATCGCATTCGTAGTGAACGCAGTAATGCCAACGCCAATGCCGCCGACAGCAATCAATCGACCCGCTCCACAACTTCGGCAGCGGCCCTAACGGGTAGCAGTGGACTTTCGGCTCAAATATCAGTTAACGCTGACCGCGAAGCCTTCAGCCGTTGGCGAGATCGTCAGTACTACGGACCACGGCGCTGGATTAGCAAAGACGACTACTCTTGGGAGAAGGATGCTG ATTCCAAGAAAAAGGAGCCATCGCCAATGCTGTCCCCCATTTGGATATCGGAAGAGCTTCAGCCTTGGCCGGAGAAGAGTTCTGTGAGGTTTAAAACCATAGGCGCCTTATATTCGGAGTTCATTGCCTTGTCGGAGGCTGGAGATTTATACCAGTGGCGCTGGGCTGACGCAGAGCCCTACAAGTCGGag ACGGACAACGTGTATCACCCTAAAACTGCGGCCCTCAACATAACTGAAAGAGTGGAGCTCATTTCGGCCAACTTTATCAGATGTTCCGTGGTTACAGAAACCAACCGCGTGGCCACTTGGATGGACGAGCAGCTTGGGTACCTCGGCGCCAAGCTGGAGCACAATTCCTGCTCCTTCAACGAGTTCATATCGGACCCCATAACAAAGATCTATGTCTGCTCGCTGTACACGGTAGTCAAGAccgacagcaacaacatctACTGGTGGGGAGTACTGCCATTCGATCAGCGACGTTACTTGTGGGACAAGTTCaggacaaaaacaaaaaagcctTTCAAGGTGGTGGCAACTGATATTAATGTGGGCGCTCAAGTGATAATGAAGAAGTGCCCCATCTACCAATCTGGATCAATCGGATTCACATGCTCCAATGGCGTACCAAAGGTTGGACAGCTCCTAAACTCGGTTTGGAACTTCACCGATGTGTGTCGTatgaaaatcataaatattatCACGAATTCGGGAGCGGACAAAGCACAAGCAGCTGGCCTTAACCTAAACGCCCATGGAGCTGCGCCTGATAAGGATCTGCCGAAGGCCACGGCCATTCCGAGCAGTGGAAGCAGTAAGAATGGACAGTCTTTCTCAAATAGCAAGGAGTCGACCGATCGCATAGACATGCCTCCTCCGCCGTCGCCGGCATCCAGCACGTGCAGCGACACCGGCAGCGTCACGTCTCACAAGCGCACCAAACGCGTCACAACGAAAGAGGATTCCAACGCCCCCCAGGAGGGCAGGAAGGACGAGGAGCTGTGGCAGCTGAAGGACGTGGTGTTTGTCGAGGACAAAGTGGGCCCAGTGGGCAAGGTGCTTAAGGTCGACGGTGACTTTGTGGCCGTCCGGTTTCCGGCAATGAATGCAGCAgccgctgcagttgctgctgccgccgccaccACAAGCTCCTCCTCTAATGCAGCCTCCACATCCAAGGAAGAGGGCAAGGAGGACGACTGGCAGCAGTGTCGCCTGCTGCGCCGCGAAGATGTTCAGATATTCCGCACTGCCATGTCCACCCGTGGGCCCGACTGGCTGCAGAAGCAGCCGAAGAAGATCAACGTTGGTGCCGATGCGGCTGGCGTCCAGCTGCTCACCCTGGCCGTGGACTCGCGTGGCATCCACGTGATCAAGAAGGTACTCGGCAAAATCCACTACAGCCTGTACAACCTGTATAACAGCAAGCAGGAGCAAAACTGTCTGTTCCCCACGGACTGCGCCTCTTTCATTGGCTCCTCTCCTGGTAACATATTGATGGCCTGCAACAACGACTGCAGCGGAAACAGCAGCACTATTGTGCTCCGCGATGGCAATGGAGCCCTTTACCCCTTGGCTAAGGATTGCCTTGGATCTATCAAAGATCCCCAGTGGTTCGACCTTCCCCCGGTGAAGTCCATCACGATGTCTACAATCTCGCTGCCCGCAATGCTCTCTGGAGTGAACTTGAAATCCAAGGTGTGCATGACTGCCCTCCTCTTCGACACGCAGAAACTCATGCCGCACATCTTGCGGTGCGATGTGAAGAATAGCTTTGCCGCCCTCAGTCGCCTGGAGAGAGAGGATCAGGCGGATACGGCTCTGGTCGTAGAAGAACGTTGCGATGGAGCCCGAAACATATTCCACGCTTGTGTGATTATGTGTGCACCGTCCTCAAACAAGGATTCTCCACCAGACTCGCCTAGCGGTGGTGTCGAGAAGAAGTCACTAGCTGTGGGACTCTCCGTTGCCCGCTCTATACCAACGGTGTCGACCAGCGCTTACGTTAGCAGCAACGCCTTTGGAGCAAATGCGTCGTCCAGCAATGAAAACtccagctttgcaaccatgaGCTCTTCTGCTGCCGGTTCCGCCTCGTCGACCAGTCGCGATAGTCGAATGAACCTGCGCGATATGATGCACCGCCTCATAAACAGCGATCAAGCAGAGCAGTCGGGCAGCCAGCCAATGGCTACCAACAATGAGGATCACGCCTACATCCCTTGGCCAGCTGAAGCTCCTGCGGCCAGCAACCTCAGCGCCAGCTCTTCGCAGAACATCGCGGACAGCATTGAAGATGATATATCGAAGATAATTCCGTCCTCCTCGCAGAGTTCCATGCTCTCCAACATCAAGTTGGGGTCCCCCAACTACACCTTCGACCTGGCCCAGCGACGAGAGCATGCTCTACTGATCTTGCAGCAGATGTGCGTCAGTCCCGCCCTGCGCCCGTACCTCTGTCAGATGCTGTGTACCAAGGATGCACAAGGCCAGACGCCCTTCATGCTCTCCGTTTCCTGTCGCGCCTACGAGGCGGGCATCATACTGCTGAACACTATCCTCTTGCTATCCGAGCAGGATCCGCCGCTCAAGGAGGCCATGATTTTCCCGACTGGTTCCCCCGCGGATCAGTCGCCACTACATGTCATCTGCTACAACGACACTTGCTCGTTCACATGGACGGGAGCCGACCACATCAACCAGAACATATTCGAGTGCAAGACTTGCGGTTTGACCGGATCCCTGTGCTGCTGCACGGAGTGTGCGCGGGTGTGCCACAAGGGCCACGACTGCAAGTTGAAGCGCACGGCGCCGACTGCCTACTGCGATTGCTGGGAAAAATGCAAGTGTAAGGCCCTGATCGCTGGTAATCTCACCAAGCGCTTCGCGCTCCTTTGCAAGCTGGTCTCCTGCACAGATCTGGTCACGAAGTTCAACTCTAAGGGCGAATCAATTCTGCTATTCCTCATCCAAACGGTGGGCCGACAAATCGTAGAGCAGCGGCAGTACCGCTTCAACGTGCGAGTTCGTAATGTTGGCACCGCTGCCAGCGGAACGAATGGCAGCAATACAGTGATATCAAATCGCAAGACTTCTCCCGCGGAAATTGATAGCGACATGCCGGATCACGACCTGGAGCCACCGAAGTTCGCCAGAAAAGCTTTGGAGCGACTGTTGATCGACTGGAATGCGGTGCGCTCGATGATCATGAGCGGAGCGGAGAAGACCGAGGTCCCAAATCCGACGGGCAGTGCATCCGAGAACTCCAATTCGGATGGCTTCAACATGTTCATCCAGACACAGCACGGCTCTACGCTCCTCGACAAGTTCACCCATAGCCTGATTGTAAAGTGCACTGGTGATCATCTGGACACCTTACTGCTCACCCTGGTGAGGGAATTGCAGAACGTTAGCGTTGCCAACCGTTGCAAGGAGGCGGAGGAAGTAGCGCGACGCTTCGTACGCTCTGTGGCACGCGTCTTCGTTATTTTCAACCTGGAGAAGCAGCCCAATCCGGAGAAGCGAAAGTCGCACACCTCGTGCAACAAATACGTTCAGAGCTGTGTGAAAGTATTCCAGACGTTGCACAAGATATCCATCGAAGAGTTGTGCGAGGTATCCGAAGCCCTCATTGCTCCTGTAAGGCTGGGCGTTGTGCGGCCCACTGCTCCGTTCACGATGTCATCGTCGAATCTGGAT AACTCTGATGATTTGTTCAGTGTGGATCCTTTGGCACCCTCCAACGTGGAGTCTCCTTCCGAGCAAATACTGGGACACGATGCTGGAAACGATCAGAGTGCCAGTTTTAATATTCAACCAAACTACGATGTAGTTGCAATGGAAA CTATACGCGACGCCTCCGAATCGGAAGAAGTTATAAATCGGGAAGCCAACTCCCACAACCAAGACGATGAGCTGATAGAAAACCAACGAAATGAGGACGGCATGCAAGATGATGAGAGCGATAATGACTTTACTTTCAATGACGCTGAGACTGAGTCGGATTCCGATGACAACCAAAGCAATCAGGAGGTACAAAGGAGCGTTCAAACTGGGGCGACTGTTGGCTCAGAAAATG ACATTGGTGTTTTGTTCCTGGAAGACGAATCGGGTGATTCGTCGGCCCAAGAAGAAGATGGCTCGGAGGATGGAGAGTCCGACGACCACTCTGACGAGTTCAATTTCAATGACCAGCAGCTGGAAAGACGCAGCACCAACTCGAACGCTCGCAGCGATCTGGCTCCCCAAACGATGCAGTGGGCAATAAGGAACCGTGACACCGCCCGCTCCTCCGTGAGGGTGCCTACCGGTTCCAACTTGGTCTTCATTGACCCCATGGCGCTGCGACGCTCCACTGTGCCGGCCAGCACAACCGTCACCACTCCCTCGATCGAACCTCACACCATGGCGACAACGGCCAGCAACTTGGCCCGCGCGTTCGGGATCACAATAAGACAGATCTCCGAGCTTATAAGCATTCTGTCCTACAACATCGTGAATGACATCGAAACAACATTGAAAATCCAGAGCGATGAGGCGATTGCAGTTCAA GCATTTGTGGAAAAGCGTTTGAAGGCCACTTGGGATTGGATGTTCACCGTAATGGACGGAACCGAGGCACAATTAAAGTTCGGTGCTTACTTGACTAACTACACCGATCCCAACCATCCCCTGCACCCGCTCAACCTTAGTGCTCAAGCCTCAAGCAGCCAGACGCCTGCTCCTGCCACGTCCTCGTCCGTTAGTGGTGTAAATGTAATGG GATCCAATTCCCGTCGAGACTTCTTCACCTACTGTCTATCCCTGATGCGTGCCCATACCTCTGAGCACCGAGATGCCCTGCCTGTATTGGATATCACAGCTTTGCGCCACATTGCCTATGTGCTCGATGCCTTCGTTTACTACATGCGCAATGACACTGGCTTCTATGACAAGCAAGACACCATTTCTGGCCGTATAAACAATCTCTCCCCCATGGTTGAGAGCTACGATACAGACGACGAGTTGACCAATCTGGAGGACTTTAACGCCGACGTTCAGCCGCCTACGAGTAGCATGCCCTCAGGAAGCCAGGGCACACGCAGACATGCATTCTTTGCGCGATCGGAGTCGACTCTGAGCTTGGGCTGCTCGGCGCCCGAAGGCTTCGACCTGCCACTGGACATGGCCATGCCCCTCGCCGATAAACCACACCTGCTGCAACCGAATTCGAAGCGACAGGAGCTCTTCGCAAACCTACCGCTGCTCGTGACCACGAGTGCCAGCACCAGCGCTCCCAGTATCAGTGGAGGCAGCATTTTTGACTACACGCCCACTAGGCTGGGATTCTCGAACTCCTTAAAAAGGAACGAGCATGTTTATGAAACAGTCCCGGCCAAGCAGTCGATGGAGGTCGTAGTCAATATGGATACCAGCAAGACGGGTGATGGAAATGTAACTTATAAGGCTGAGGGCTCTACAGACTCCAATATCTACGTACAATTGAAGAAGAAGCAGGGCTCGGATGATTTCAAATCCCACAAAGAGGCTGATG GTAATCACAGCAAGTACGATAAAGTGGTGCTGATGGAAACCGATGATATCAACAATCTTCCCAGTACCAGCAAATCGACTGAAGCGTTAATGGCCACCCGGCCGGAAGTTATTATTGCGCCAAATAAAGCCTCAGTGTCACCGGCGACTGCAGCCCGCAGCGTTATAGTTCTCGCAGGTGGTTCCTGTTTAAAGACGATTGACTCGGACTTAAACAACTTCTCGGCCTCAAATTTATCAACCGCAGAACAAGCGAAATGTGATACCCATCATCAAAAGTCAGCGCCGCACCACCAATTAAGTTTTCCCGTGCGCGGATCTCTGTTTTTCCAAAGCAATTTCTCGGAATTGCCGTCGTGGAACTTTTTGCTGAGTCGCTGGAAGCTCACCCTGGATTTATTCGGTCGCGtcttcatggatgatgtgggAATGGAGCACGGATCTGTGCTGCCGGAACTGCGCGGCTTTCCCGTCAAGGAGATGCGTTTCCGCCGACACATGGAGAAGCTGCGCAACGGACAGCAGCGCGATTTGGTTCTCTGCAAGCTGGAGCGCAATCGTGAAAGCTTAATTGTTCAGACGTTCAAGGAACTGAATACCCAGTTTGGCAACCAAAACCGGCGCTCCCAGCCGCCCATCACATTCAACCGCGTGAAGGTGACGTTCAAGGACGAGCCGGGAGAAGGATCCGGTGTGGCGCGCAGCTTCTACACCTCGATCGCAGAGGCATTGCTGGCCAGTGCCAAGATCCCGAACCTGGAGTCCGTCCAGGTGGGCACCAGCCACAGCAAGTACGGAGTGCCCTTCTCGAGCATCCTGCGCAGCCGAACGGTGTCGGGGTCTAGTCGTGATCAGTCAACACTGCAACGTCGTGGCACCAGCAGCAAAATACTGTGGCGTTCGGCCCGTGAGAGGAAGGCATTGAATCTGGACGCCAGACCGTACACGCCAGTTAGTAATTCAG ATAATGCAATGCCGGAGAGCTTGAATGATCACTTGTCAGTCCACCTACAACAAATTGGCGAGCGTCTCTACCCCAAG ATCCACTCGATAAACCAAACGCATGCACCGAAGATTACAGGAATGCTGCTGGAGATTCCCACGCCACAGCTCCTGTCCGTGATTTCCTCAGACGAGACACTGCGTCAGAAAGTTAACGAAGCGATAGAGATGATCACTTTCAAACTGAAGTCTGAGGCCAGTGCACAAAGTAGCCAACCAAAAAAATCACCATCCGTGGTGCTGGTCGAACCCGTGGACGATGATAATGAGCCATTGTTCTACTCTCCGGGAAAGCGGGGCTTCTACACACCGCGACAGGGCTTTGCTTCGTTTGAGCGCATTAATGCATTTAGAAATATTGGAAG ACTTATTGGACTTTGTCTACTGCAAAACGAGTTGCTTCCACTGTTCCTGCAAAGACATGTATTGAAATACATTCTTGGGCGTAAAATTAAGTTCCACGACCTGGCATTTTTCGATCCAGCACTGTACGAATCTTTCAGGCAAATTATCCAAAATGCCCAAACAAAAGAAGGCGAGGAATCCATTAACCGCATGGAGCTCTGCTTTGT GATTGATTTGATGAAGGAGGAGGGCTGTGGCAACCGAGAGCTCATCCCAGGAGGGCGCGAGGTTGCAGTCACTTCGGCTAACATATTCGAGTACATCAGACGCTACACAGAATACAGACTAATCAAATCCCAAGAGAAAGCACTCGAG GCATTGAAAGACGGAGTTTTCGACGTCTTGCCCGATAACAGCATGAACAGTTTGACCGCTGAGGACTTGCGCCTGCTGCTCAACGGTGTCGGTGATATAAACGTTTCAACACTGATTTCATACACTACCTTTAACGACGAATCTAGCGAAGGTCCggataaacttttaaaatttaagaaatggtTCTGGAGTATTGTGgagaaaatgaatattttggaACGCCAGGATTTG GTGTACTTCTGGACAGGATCGCCCGCGCTGCCAGCTTCGGAGGAGGGATTCCAGCCGCTGCCATCTGTCACCATAAGACCCGCAGATGACTCCCATCTGCCGACTGCGAATACTTGTATATCTCGGCTGTATATCCCCCTGTACTCCAGCAAATCCATTTTACGCAGTAAAATGCTGATGGCCATTAAATCCAAGAACTTTGGATTTGTATAA